ATAAACCTGAGGATTAGGAGAATTTTAGAATACAGCAGAGGTCCAAGACACTGAGAAAGTGAGGGAGAATAGAATATGAATGTGAACtagcaaaatacataaaaatggactgtaaacgtttctataggtgcataaaaaggaaacatttctccgttccagatagagtcaagagaatttagaatgaggaatagagatctctacagccacctcgttcaacactctgggatgtggatcatcagcttttggggatttattcacttgcaaccccattaatttctccagtctactttttcactaattctcatctctttctgtctctcatgcTCACAAACACCTTGGGTTTCTAGTGTTTTGGGGAATTTTTtgcatcttcctccgtgaagacagacacacattgcttagtttctctgccatttccttactccccattataaactctcctgtctctgcctggaatggacccacattggtctttgctaatcttttccttttcacattcctgtagaagcttttccagtcggttttatgtttctccccagtttactctcatattctattgctctttatcagtttcttgatcctcctttgctgaattctaaaataagttcccaatcctcaggtttactactaTTTTGACCACGTTATGAGCCTCTTCCATTGATCTAATGGGATCTTTAACCTTTCTTGTTAGCCAAGGTTGCATcatttttcctgttggatttttgttccttaaaggaatctatatttgttgtatatatgtgaaataaaagtcacaAAAATCCCAGAGGACGATAGGCTGCCCTCGTCTTTGacaggcgaggggcctggttgagaaggcggggccttcatgaataaactcagccagtacgggagttgaatcctcattgttggccttgctctgcatcacgaaccagtcgtCCTACCAACTGAGCTGACCGACCCTCTGATAAATAaaaaataattccttaaatattaggtattccttgtaccaatcagtttcccagtccacctcagacaacttgcccctcataccctgatagttttcttaTGTATGGAACACCCAGATAaagtaaacaaaagaaccatgtaacctccagggcccatctccatggcaacgtggcCCATCTCCATAGCAACGTGGCATGCTTtgtggggttccaaacagaaatgaaaactaaatatcttcaaacttccaaacaccctttcactctgtgatccttgtgcaatttgaagctaGGTATTCGCAACAAAGCTCAAAGAGCATcaacccactggaggcaaagtggtgagaccagccagtccagtagaaagaaaccctccgaccatccccactgaccacctgtcagaatgaacaaaatgcagtcctgagtatagagcagaaacaataacagcagaatccaacccctgtaatcggtTGTGAAATTGTTGCTGTCACAGCAGTTgcgatgaaacatgcaatcccgtctcacattgagaggtggacggcttctccccagtgtgaactcgctggtgtttgcgCAGgatagataaccgagtgaatcccttcccgcactgagagcaggtgaatggcctctccccagtgtgaactcgctggtgtttgcgcagagtggatgaatcaataaatcccttcccacactgagagcaggtgaacggcctctccccagtgtgaactcgctggtgtgtctgcaggatagataaccgagtgaatcccttcccgcactgagagcagatgaatggcctctccccagtgtgaactcgctgatgtctccgcaggttggatacttgagtaaatcctttcccacattgagagcaggcgaacggcctctccccagtgtgaatttgctggtgtgactgcagggtggataaccaagtgaatcccttcccacactgagagcaggtgaatggcctctccccagtgtgaactcgctggtgtgagtgCAGGTGAAAtaagcgagtgaatcccttcccacactgagagcaggtgaatggcctctccccagcgtgaacttgctggtgattctgcaggatggataactgtgtgaatcccttcccacactgagagcaggtgaatggcctctccccagtgtgaactcgctggtgtgtgtgcaggtgaaataaccgagtgaatcccttcccacactgagagcagatgaatggcctctccccagtgtgaactcgctggtgtgagtgcaggatggataactgagaaaatcctttcccacactgagaacaggtgaatggcctctccccagtgtgaattcgctggtgtctcagtagGTGGGACGAATtaccaaatcccttcccacactgagagcagatgaatggcctctccccagtgtgaactcgctggtgtgagtgcaggatggataactgagaaaatcctttcccacactgagagcaggtgattggcctctccccagtgtgaacgcgctggtgtctcAGTAGGTGGGACAAATtaccaaatcccttcccacacaca
This portion of the Scyliorhinus torazame isolate Kashiwa2021f chromosome 5, sScyTor2.1, whole genome shotgun sequence genome encodes:
- the LOC140419733 gene encoding uncharacterized protein, translating into MEKPWKCGDCGKGYSAPSKLEIHRRIHTGERPFACSVCGKGFGNLSHLLRHQRVHTGERPITCSQCGKGFSQLSILHSHQRVHTGERPFICSQCGKGFGNSSHLLRHQRIHTGERPFTCSQCGKGFSQLSILHSHQRVHTGERPFICSQCGKGFTRLFHLHTHQRVHTGERPFTCSQCGKGFTQLSILQNHQQVHAGERPFTCSQCGKGFTRLFHLHSHQRVHTGERPFTCSQCGKGFTWLSTLQSHQQIHTGERPFACSQCGKGFTQVSNLRRHQRVHTGERPFICSQCGKGFTRLSILQTHQRVHTGERPFTCSQCGKGFIDSSTLRKHQRVHTGERPFTCSQCGKGFTRLSILRKHQRVHTGEKPSTSQCETGLHVSSQLL